From the Fulvia fulva chromosome 2, complete sequence genome, one window contains:
- a CDS encoding Phosphatidylinositide phosphatase SAC2, which produces MNLPHERLAQVAGHIHNFEMPGLARKLLIFAAVDGLFLQPAGQRHSSIDASGIRLEYGSNKISPGSKKDDGADTGLEVHGIVGLLNLVSSSYLVAITKREQVAQIRQRPIYRITDATLIPLHNRDEAQKSISAAQKLLQQSAKNDEETDNEGADDDASSTISVDDVDDAPATAQREDPESEAKALEPPKPGALQKSATFVKDVVQDKGKYGSLASQWFTKNGSKDAVTRQQGWTDDVKEGDLTKEQEKEMVQALPEGQDAGGKEEQKDIEEGKGSTSPTTKATKQHSTIEHLTPRILRSARLYYSSSGFYFSYDHDLSNSLAQRSRSQSDVPLWKRFDPLFFWNRHLTKPFVDAGQDSLVLPLLQGFVGQRAFSIERTAGTDSDIVAEAAHDAAEVIELQNTNKDDKRDSQGTKHDLLLTIISRRSVKRAGLRYLRRGIDDDGNVANNVETEQILSSQSWDDSEKAFSLLQTRGSIPLFFSQSPYSFKPLPVMFGSEATNQAAFKKHFEAVSKRYGNIQCASLIDKHGTEASIGEAYENQAKLLNEHGGVDGNQIGFEWFDFHGACKGMKFENVQILLDSLQGKLNSFGWIVKQNDRNVRQQTGILRTNCMDCLDRTNVTQSAVAGWALQQQLEELGLNIDLKTDPKTHWFNTLWADNGDAISKQYAGTSALKGDFTRTRKRNWTGALSDFSLTLNRYYNNIFGDYFLQINIDYYLGNAGPAIFDDFETDMMSQDYALDMRHIRQNAIDTCIKIVLEDPQEELKAGWTLSCPRTSNTLRSMPFEECVLLLTGKALYFCRFDWDTEKVGSFERVDLLDLKEIWRGAYITSALGGTHLDEARNTGFALRYNSKGPTAVRTNTRSLSVAVDADHADDTHDTHDTHDTHETSNRSKKDDKAIKNATIRILAFKALPPKAVAAKGETDHLSSMTEQEIMKHITDEIHKAMVEAIKVDRGFQHIETDKPPEVQERDVISVAEAKRSTGYMESLGYGFKKLIWS; this is translated from the exons ATGAACCTGCCTCATGAGCGGCTTGCACAAGTCGCAGGGCACATACACAACTTCGAGATGCCCGGTCTTGCTCGAAAGCTCCTGATCTTCGCGGCAGTAGACGGCCTCTTCTTACAACCCGCTGGCCAGCGACATTCATCGATCGATGCTAGCGGCATCAGACTGGAGTATGGCAGTAACAAGATCTCCCCAGGGTCAAAGAAAGACGACGGTGCAGACACAGGACTTGAAGTCCATGGCATTGTTG GCCTGCTGAATCTCGTTTCCTCTTCCTATCTCGTTGCCATCACGAAGCGCGAACAAGTTGCTCAAATCCGACAGAGACCCATCTACAGAATCACAGACGCGACCCTCATCCCGCTCCACAACCGCGACGAAGCCCAGAAATCTATCAGTGCAGCGCAGAAACTGCTACAGCAGAGCGCTAAGAATGACGAAGAGACGGATAACGAAGGTGCTGACGATGACGCCTCTTCGACCATCTCGGTAGATGATGTGGACGATGCGCCTGCCACAGCACAGAGAGAGGATCCAGAGAGTGAAGCGAAGGCATTAGAGCCGCCGAAGCCAGGCGCGCTGCAGAAGAGTGCGACGTTTGTGAAGGATGTGGTTCAGGACAAGGGGAAATATGGCAGCCTTGCGAGTCAGTGGTTCACGAAGAATGGCAGTAAGGATGCGGTTACAAGGCAGCAGGGCTGGACAGATGATGTGAAGGAAGGGGACTTGACGAAGGAGCAGGAGAAGGAGATGGTGCAGGCTTTGCCGGAGGGACAGGATGCGGGAGGCAAGGAAGAGCAAAAGGATATCGAAGAAGGGAAGGGTTCGACATCGCCTACGACTAAGGCGACCAAACAGCACAGCACCATCGAGCATTTGACGCCTCGAATCTTGAGGAGCGCCAGACTGTACTACAGCTCGAGCGGCTTCTACTTCTCCTACGATCACGACCTATCGAACAGTCTGGCGCAGCGTAGCCGGTCACAATCCGATGTACCTTTGTGGAAGCGCTTTGATCCGTTATTCTTCTGGAACAGACACTTGACGAAGCCATTTGTGGATGCAGGACAAGACTCACTCGTGCTGCCATTGCTACAAGGCTTTGTCGGTCAGCGAGCGTTCTCGATTGAGCGCACAGCAGGCACAGACAGTGATATCGTTGCTGAAGCTGCGCATGACGCTGCTGAGGTGATAGAGCTGCAGAACACGAACAAGGATGACAAGCGGGATTCTCAAGGGACTAAGCATGATTTGCTGCTCACGATCATCTCGCGGAGATCGGTCAAGCGTGCCGGTCTACGATACCTACGGCGAGGTATCGACGATGATGGTAACGTTGCGAACAATGTTGAGACGGAGCAGATTCTGTCATCTCAATCATGGGACGATTCAGAGAAGGCATTCTCACTACTGCAAACCCGAGGGTCTATCCCGCTCTTCTTCTCACAGAGTCCGTACAGCTTCAAACCGCTCCCGGTCATGTTTGGCTCTGAGGCAACGAATCAAGCTGCCTTCAAGAAACACTTCGAGGCTGTTAGCAAGCGATATGGTAACATACAGTGCGCGTCGCTTATTGACAAGCATGGTACAGAGGCCAGCATTGGTGAAGCGTACGAGAATCAAGCAAAACTGTTGAACGAACATGGTGGAGTAGATGGCAACCAGATCGGCTTCGAATGGTTCGACTTCCACGGAGCGTGTAAAGGCATGAAGTTCGAGAATGTGCAGATCCTCTTGGACTCGCTGCAAGGAAAGCTGAACTCTTTCGGCTGGATCGTGAAGCAGAACGACCGCAACGTCCGACAACAGACGGGCATACTTAGGACGAACTGCATGGATTGTCTCGATCGGACGAACGTGACGCAGTCAGCTGTCGCCGGCTGGGCGCTGCAACAACAGCTGGAAGAGCTCGGTCTTAACATCGACCTGAAAACCGACCCAAAGACGCACTGGTTCAATACACTCTGGGCTGACAATGGCGACGCGATCTCGAAGCAATACGCCGGTACTTCAGCACTGAAAGGCGACTTCACTCGAACACGGAAGCGGAACTGGACAGGCGCACTCTCAGACTTCAGCTTGACGCTCAACCGCTACTATAACAACATCTTTGGTGACTACTTCCTCCAAATCAACATCGATTACTATCTCGGTAATGCCGGGCCTGCCATCTTTGACGATTTTGAGACGGACATGATGAGCCAGGACTATGCTCTTGATATGAGACATATTCGACAGAACGCCATCGACACGTGCATCAAGATCGTGTTGGAGGATCCACAAGAGGAGCTGAAAGCTGGCTGGACGCTGAGTTGTCCGAGGACGAGTAATACGCTGCGGTCAATGCCGTTCGAGGAGTGCGTGCTACTCCTGACAGGCAAAGCTCTTTACTTCTGCCGCTTTGATTGGGACACGGAGAAAGTTGGGAGTTTCGAGCGAGTTGACTTGCTTGATTTGAAGGAGATCTGGCGAGGCGCATACATCACGAGTGCACTTGGTGGCACACATCTAGATGAGGCGAGGAACACTGGCTTCGCACTACGATACAACTCGAAAGGACCTACCGCTGTACGAACGAATACACGAAGTTTATCCGTCGCTGTAGACGCCGATCACGCAGACGACACCCACGACACCCATGACACCCACGACACCCACGAGACCAGCAACCGCTCCAAGAAAGACGACAAAGCCATCAAAAACGCCACGATCCGCATTCTCGCCTTCAAAGCACTCCCTCCCAAAGCTGTCGCAGCCAAGGGCGAAACTGACCACTTATCGTCCATGACCGAGCAGGAGATCATGAAGCACATCACGGACGAAATTCACAAGGCGATGGTGGAAGCGATCAAGGTTGATAGGGGGTTCCAGCATATTGAGACGGATAAGCCGCCGGAGGTGCAGGAGAGGGATGTTATTAGTGTGGCGGAGGCGAAGAGGAGTACAGGGTACATGGAGAGTTTGGGGTATGGGTTTAAGAAGTTGATTTGGAGTTGA
- a CDS encoding 3-hydroxyisobutyryl-CoA hydrolase, mitochondrial, producing the protein MLLHACCRRFASARPVTMPLKAKVLSPAMQQNAARTFASAHQIKELPGDEPNDVLFSNQGGVRNITLNRPRKLNSLNGSMARKIVPRLTEWSKSDLANVIVIKGEGRAFCAGGDVAWLAQRNKEGTEGQQESKDYFALEYKLDHLISTYRKPYVAFIDGITMGGGVGLSLHAPFRIATENTVFAMPETTIGFFPDVGASFFLPRMDGELGTYCALTSEQIKGVNVFYAGIATHYIHSSSLPDLEARLAELEFKDYDDLSHRHRIINRTIEEFVTGLPHDQPIGAPVGGNIRSAIDYVFQPALDIDGILNALEGLENMDPKTPGYPEVADWATKTRKTILQRSPTSVKVTLRQLREGKTWSMAETFRKEHAIASRFMEHPDFVEGVTALLVDKPKRTPTWTPSTLEEVSEEDVASFFNHRTEFDLLNQEAGSTGEDFKSYPHAWIGLPSENSVRKEVQQEKSREEILEHFLGQSHGKQGVKEKVEEILTRKAPQDEHGTLK; encoded by the exons ATGCTCCTCCACGCCTGCTGTCGACGCTTTGCATCTGCTCGGCCTGTAACGATGCCCCTCAAAGCCAAGGTCCTGAGCCCGGCCATGCAGCAGAACGCAGCCAGAACT TTCGCATCTGCACACCAAATCAAGGAACTACCGGGCGACGAACCCAACGATGTTCTCTTCAGCAACCAAGGCGGCGTGCGAAACATCACCCTCAACCGACCGAGGAAGCTCAACTCGCTGAATGGGAGCATGGCGAGGAAGATCGTGCCCAGGCTGACAGAGTGGAGCAAGAGCGACCTGGCGAACGTGATTGTCATCAAAGGCGAAGGACGAGCATTCTGTGCAGGAGGTGATGTTGCGTGGCTGGCACAGAGGAACAAGGAGGGAACCGAAGGTCAGCAGGAGAGCAAGGACTACTTCGCACTGGAATACAAGCTGGACCACCTCATCTCCACATACCGAAAGCCATACGTCGCCTTCATCGACGGCATCACCATGGGCGGTGGTGTTGGTCTGTCGCTTCATGCGCCCTTCCGCATAGCCACCGAGAACACGGTATTTGCCATGCCGGAGACAACTATCGGCTTCTTCCCCGATGTTGGCGCATCTTTCTTCCTCCCACGAATGGACGGCGAGCTGGGAACCTACTGCGCTTTGACTTCCGAGCAGATCAAGGGTGTCAATGTCTTCTACGCTGGTATCGCGACACACTACATCCACTCTTCGTCACTGCCCGACCTGGAGGCACGTCTTGCTGAGCTCGAATTCAAGGACTACGACGACCTTTCGCACCGCCACCGCATCATAAACCGAACAATCGAAGAGTTTGTGACTGGCCTGCCACACGACCAGCCAATCGGCGCACCAGTAGGAGGCAACATCCGCTCAGCAATTGACTACGTTTTCCAGCCTGCTCTCGACATCGATGGTATACTCAATGCTCTTGAGGGCCTTGAGAACATGGACCCTAAGACACCTGGATATCCTGAAGTAGCCGACTGGGCTACTAAGACCCGCAAGACCATCCTCCAGCGCTCACCCACATCCGTCAAAGTCACCCTCCGCCAGCTCCGCGAGGGTAAGACATGGAGCATGGCCGAGACTTTCAGGAAGGAGCACGCCATTGCCTCCCGCTTCATGGAGCACCCCGATTTTGTGGAAGGCGTAACGGCCCTTCTCGTCGATAAACCCAAGCGCACACCAACGTGGACTCCGTCCACACTGGAAGAAGTCTCAGAAGAGGACGTGGCCAGCTTCTTCAACCACCGCACCGAGTTTGATCTTTTGAACCAAGAAGCTGGCTCAACCGGCGAGGACTTCAAGTCGTACCCACATGCATGGATCGGTCTGCCGTCGGAGAATAGCGTCAGGAAAGAGGTGCAGCAGGAAAAGAGTCGTGAGGAGATCTTGGAACATTTCCTGGGTCAATCGCATGGAAAGCAGGGTGTAAAGGAGAAGGTAGAAGAGATTCTGACGAGGAAGGCGCCGCAAGATGAGCATGGGACGTTGAAGTAG
- a CDS encoding Elongation factor Tu, mitochondrial — translation MSFARTFLRTSRALRTNTSNPMQCALNTSGQKQLINATRTYATVFERSKPHVNIGTIGHVDHGKTTLTAAITKRQAEKGFANFLEYGAIDKAPEERKRGITISTAHIEYQTDNRHYAHVDCPGHADYIKNMITGAASMDGAIIVVAASDGQMPQTREHLLLARQVGVKRIVVFVNKVDAIEDKEMLELVEMEMRELLSSYGFEGDDTPIVMGSALCALESRQNDIGVEKIDELLNAVDEWIPTPEREMDKPFLMSVEDVFSIPGRGTVASGRVERGVLKKDSEVELIGKNNAPIKTKVTDIETFKKSCDESRAGDNSGLLLRGVKRDDVLRGMVIAQPGTTKAHKKFLTSLYVLTKEEGGRHTGFANNYKPQLFLRTADESAALTWPEGSEGEKEGKLVMPGDNVEMVCEIHKPLAIEQGQRFNVREGGRTVATGLITRVLA, via the exons ATGTCTTTCGCCAGGACGTTCCTTCGCACTTCGCGTGCTCTGCGCACCAACACCTCCAACCCGATGCAATGCGCCTTGAACACCAGCGGCCAGAAGCAACTCATCAACGCCACACGGACATATGCCACAGTCTTTGAGCGTAGCAAGCCTCACGTCAACATTGGAACCATTGGGCACGTCGATCACGGAAAG ACAACCCTCACAGCAGCCATCACCAAGCGACAAGCAGAGAAAGGCTTCGCCAACTTCCTCGAATATGGCGCCATCGACAAAGCGCCCGAAGAGCGAAAGCGCGGCATCACCATCTCCACCGCCCACATCGAATACCAAACCGACAACCGCCACTACGCCCACGTCGACTGTCCCGGTCACGCCGATTACATCAAGAACATGATCACTGGTGCCGCCTCCATGGACGGCGCCATCATTGTCGTAGCCGCTAGCGATGGTCAGATGCCCCAGACGAGGGAACACTTGCTGCTCGCCCGGCAAGTCGGTGTCAAGAGAATCGTAGTCTTCGTCAACAAGGTTGATGCCATTGAGGATAAGGAGATGTTGGAGCTTGTCGAGATGGAGATGAGGGAGTTGCTTTCATCCTACGGCTTTGAGGGAGACGACACTCCAATCGTCATGGGTTCCGCCCTCTGCGCACTGGAGTCTCGCCAGAACGACATTGGCGTGGAGAAGATCGACGAGCTCCTCAACGCCGTAGACGAGTGGATCCCAACCCCAGAGCGCGAAATGGACAAGCCCTTCCTCATGTCCGTCGAGGACGTCTTCTCCATCCCAGGCCGTGGCACGGTCGCATCCGGCCGTGTCGAGCGTGGTGTGCTGAAGAAGGACTCCGAAGTCGAGCTCATCGGCAAGAACAACGCCCCCATCAAGACCAAAGTCACCGACATCGAGACCTTCAAGAAGTCCTGCGACGAGTCCCGCGCCGGTGACAACTCCGGTCTTCTCCTCCGTGGTGTAAAGCGTGACGATGTGCTTCGTGGTATGGTCATCGCCCAGCCAGGCACTACCAAGGCGCACAAGAAGTTCCTGACTTCATTGTACGTGCTCACGAAAGAGGAGGGTGGACGCCACACTGGTTTCGCCAACAACTACAAGCCACAGCTTTTTTTGCGAACTGCTGATGAGTCTGCGGCGCTTACATGGCCAGAGGGCAGCGAGGGCGAGAAGGAGGGCAAGCTAGTTATGCCAGGTGACAATGTGGAAATGGTGTGTGAGATCCACAAGCCACTTGCCATTGAGCAGGGACAGCGCTTCAACGTTCGTGAGGGAGGCCGAACTGTCGCTACTGGTCTTATCACCCGTGTGCTCGCATAG